From the genome of Nasonia vitripennis strain AsymCx chromosome 1, Nvit_psr_1.1, whole genome shotgun sequence, one region includes:
- the LOC100678071 gene encoding uncharacterized protein LOC100678071 isoform X1, translated as MGASYLVILLLISCPVNSNGDYGRDSAINYVMIEEALQRRIDAIKEKIDVEKRERERRIQENNEKFDELQRRFAVEDMVEIKDADQDTRIKRGREDNEVIQESKKVEDEAAGKQPNFLFQSEAQPGDNRRIIRRRHVARRFRGSPLRFVRRRRRRHSRSPRRRRRRRRRRNKSLTSAYAENFARTDYKNGPLSRFKRV; from the exons ATGGGAGCGTCTTACCTCGTGATCCTCTTGTTAATCTCGTGTCCAGTCAACAGCAACGGTGACTACGGCAG GGATTCTGCAATAAATTATGTAATGATCGAGGAAGCGCTTCAGCGCAGGATCGACGCGATCAAGGAGAAAATTGACGTGGAGAAGCGCGAACGCGAGCGTCGGATTCAGGAGAATAACGAAAAGTTCGACGAGCTGCAGCGCAGGTTTGCCGTCGAGGACATGGTCGAAA TTAAAGACGCCGATCAAGACACGCGAATCAAGAGAGGCAGAGAAGACAACGAGGTGATCCAAGAATCGAAAAAAGTGGAAGACGAGGCTGCTGGAAAGCAACCCAATTTCCTCTTTCAGTCGGAAGCGCAACCCGGTGACAACCGTCGGATCATCAGACGGAGACACGTCGCTCGCAGATTCAGG GGATCGCCATTAAGGTTCGTCCGCAGACGACGAAGGAGACACAGTAGGTCGCCCAGACGAAGGCGACGAAGACGACGTAGACGGAACAAAAGCCTGACATCCGCCTACGCGGAGAACTTCGCTAGAACGGACTACAAGAACGGTCCCTTGTCGAGATTCAAAAGGGTCTGA
- the LOC100678071 gene encoding uncharacterized protein LOC100678071 isoform X2, giving the protein MGASYLVILLLISCPVNSNGDYGRDSAINYVMIEEALQRRIDAIKEKIDVEKRERERRIQENNEKFDELQRRTICSVKDADQDTRIKRGREDNEVIQESKKVEDEAAGKQPNFLFQSEAQPGDNRRIIRRRHVARRFRGSPLRFVRRRRRRHSRSPRRRRRRRRRRNKSLTSAYAENFARTDYKNGPLSRFKRV; this is encoded by the exons ATGGGAGCGTCTTACCTCGTGATCCTCTTGTTAATCTCGTGTCCAGTCAACAGCAACGGTGACTACGGCAG GGATTCTGCAATAAATTATGTAATGATCGAGGAAGCGCTTCAGCGCAGGATCGACGCGATCAAGGAGAAAATTGACGTGGAGAAGCGCGAACGCGAGCGTCGGATTCAGGAGAATAACGAAAAGTTCGACGAGCTGCAGCGCAG AACAATATGCTCAGTTAAAGACGCCGATCAAGACACGCGAATCAAGAGAGGCAGAGAAGACAACGAGGTGATCCAAGAATCGAAAAAAGTGGAAGACGAGGCTGCTGGAAAGCAACCCAATTTCCTCTTTCAGTCGGAAGCGCAACCCGGTGACAACCGTCGGATCATCAGACGGAGACACGTCGCTCGCAGATTCAGG GGATCGCCATTAAGGTTCGTCCGCAGACGACGAAGGAGACACAGTAGGTCGCCCAGACGAAGGCGACGAAGACGACGTAGACGGAACAAAAGCCTGACATCCGCCTACGCGGAGAACTTCGCTAGAACGGACTACAAGAACGGTCCCTTGTCGAGATTCAAAAGGGTCTGA